The DNA region GACATCAATTAGCTGGTTACTCGTATGCAATAAGCCTACAGATTTTATGAGTACAATATGATTGGTTCCTCCCACTGTTCCTTTTTTAGATATGACCTTAATCACAAATCGAAATCTTGCTCCGACACTAATGCCAAAAGTGATTCACATGAACAAATGACCATCACTTTTATCTCCCTTTCGCCATAAAATAAATATTATTGATTGATTTTATTGAGTTTAAATAGTGGCACTCTTTATGCTTAGCAAAGCTGGACGTTTTGTTTCTTTCTCAAGGAGTTGACATAAACCGCTTTGTGGTTGCCGATCCTCAGTGGTGCATAGAATGTAATACTTGTCTGGCAGTATGCTCAGACGTGCATAAAGTGCATTAACTCTCCATCCTTTCTTGCGTTGGGAAGCGGGTGTAGGTGTGCAGGCCATCGCCGTAAAATGCGATCTCTGCTATTTCCTGCCAGAATGCTCGGCCTGTGTACACGCTTGCGTCACGCAGGCTCTGCAGTTGGTCTGATGCCCTGCTGGGAACTCCATACCAAAAAGCTGCATGTACAGTTCCGACGTCGTGTTGAGTGCACGAAATAGCCCGCTGTTGCCGTTCAGCTCTGTTGCAAGGCGTGGCGGCATCACCACCAGCATATCGCAAGAGCACGTCGTCTCCGGCATTATACTGAGCCAGTCCCAGCGCTCCTCCGGATCAAACGTGCTATCAGTGCGCGTTCAAGCGCTTCACCAATAACTTCAGCGATTGATACAACCTAATTACCTCGTCCGTGCTCAATATCCTTTCATCTGGCTGGAAGCTTACGTGCTGCTTTTATGGTACAAAGCAACCGACCCGGCGAGGATTAACAGGAACAATCTGCTGCTGCGCCAATAATTCCCCAGGTCGCCCGGCTGATGCCATAGCAGGCCGTATTATTGAGAGCAAGCAGAACGGTCGGGCCGGGAGTGACGACCATAAACGGAAAAGAGGCGATAACACCGCTGGCCCCCGCCCCCAGATAAGGCGCAGCCATGGTCACCCCCATAGCCAGCAGGACGATTAACAATATCCTGGGAGGAATATCCCAGCGCGGATGCGCCAGGGAAGATTTAAGTACCAGTGCCAGACACAAAATAGTTGCAACCGAAGCCCATCCTACGAAGAGAACCAATTATCCTGCAAAGCAGCTCACAGCACAAAGCACAGAAAGAAAAGTGAACTCACCATTGTTATAATGAATCAGAATGATTCCCCATATTTGGCCTCAATGTTTGATTTGTACTACTCCTCAATCCCTCTACCTGGATGGAAACGACCAATCAGGTCGCGTTACGGTCAGAAAACTGATAAAAAACACGATTACACTTATTAATTACGGCCTGAGTTCGGCAAGGAAAATAATGATTACCGTCAGGATAATAACCACTTTGTAGCCAGCCATACCCAGTTTGTGACTTGGTTGTTCTCCATTCACCATCTTACGTATGCCGCTTGACAGTATGCCATGCAGAGCTGACATCGCCAATACCGCAATAATTTTGAGCAGCAGCCATGCATGCGGTAACGCACCATGTGACACAAGCATGACCACTCCGCAGCCCCATAGAATGATCATCGCGGGCGTAGTTACCTTACGATTCCAGCGATGGATAAATCCAGCTAACGTCTGTTGCATGTTGCCAGCATAATTACCTGATGAGCTGGAAACACAAGCAGATAAGACAGCCATCGCCAGAACACCACCAGTCCATATAACACCGGCGGCGATATGAAATGCATTAATCCATGGATGAAAATTCATAACGCCCTCCAGCAAAAAAACGATATTTAATTTGCATATGTATCTCCAAGACTCAATTGATGAAAATATTATAATGAAAGTCAGCCAAAGGTAATCCTTTGATAGAATAGGCCATCTGTGGCAGCGGCTCCGGTAATAGCAGGCTATGTCCTTATGAGGTAAACTAATTGAAGGATAAAAACATCCTGGTAGGATGCTTCAGATCTGCGGCAGAAAAGCAGTTATCAGCATATAAGAGGGAATGGTTCGGTATATGGCAAATCCAGGATTCTCTTTACACCGTATGCCCCTTCAAGGCGTACGCCCTTACGTTCAACTACTTCCCCAATCATCGCGGCATCGGTGCCCAGTGGGTGGGTGTGTAAACGGGACAGCGCCTGCTCTGCGGCTTCGCGCTGTACCGCAATCACCAGTTTGCCCTCGTTGGCAAAGTTCAGTACTTCCAGCCCCAGCAGTTCGCACACGCCGCGCACCGCCGGTTTTACTGGCAAACTGGATTCGTTCAGGTCGATGCCATAACCGCAGGCAGCGACAAATTCGTGTACCACAGCATTGACGCCACCGCGGGTTGCATCACGCAGCGCTTTGACACCGGGAAGATCCCGTAGCGTGGCAATCAGCGGTGTCAGCACTGCGCAGTCACTGGACAGCTCGCCGTCCAGCCCCAGCCCTTCACGCAAATTCATAATGGTCGCACCGTGTTCCCCCAGCGTGCCGCTTGCCAGCAGTACATCACCCGGTTGCAGCGACTGCGCCGCCCAGCGAATCGAACACGGAATCGCGCCAATCCCGGCGGTATTGATAAACAGTTTGTCTGCTGCGCCACGCTGCACCACTTTGGTGTCGCCGGTCACAATGGAGATATCAGCCGCGCGGGCAGTCGCAGCCATGCTTTCCACCACGGCTTGCAGCGTCGCCATTGGAAGACCCTCCTCAAGGATAAAGCCACAGGAGAGATAGCGCGGCGTAGCGCCGCTAACGGCGATGTCGTTAGCAGTTCCGCACACCGCCAGCTTGCCGATATTGCCGCCGGGAAAGAACAGCGGATCAACCACATAGCTGTCGGTGGAGAACGCCAGCCGGTCGCCGCCAGCGGCCAGCGCTGCCAGATCCAGCCGCGCCTGATCTTCCTGCTCCGCCAGCCACGGGTTGGCGAAAGCTTCCATAAACAACTGACTGATCAGTTGCTGCATCGCCTGGCCGCCGCTGCCGTGAGCGAGTTGGACTTCATTCATACTTCATACTCCTGAGCGCGATACTGATACCAGGCCGCGCAGGCCCCTTCTGAAGAGACCATCAGCGCGCCAAAGGCGCTTTGTGGATTACAGGTGTTGCCAAACAGCGG from Citrobacter amalonaticus Y19 includes:
- a CDS encoding CopD family protein; translated protein: MNFHPWINAFHIAAGVIWTGGVLAMAVLSACVSSSSGNYAGNMQQTLAGFIHRWNRKVTTPAMIILWGCGVVMLVSHGALPHAWLLLKIIAVLAMSALHGILSSGIRKMVNGEQPSHKLGMAGYKVVIILTVIIIFLAELRP
- the hypE gene encoding hydrogenase expression/formation protein HypE: MNEVQLAHGSGGQAMQQLISQLFMEAFANPWLAEQEDQARLDLAALAAGGDRLAFSTDSYVVDPLFFPGGNIGKLAVCGTANDIAVSGATPRYLSCGFILEEGLPMATLQAVVESMAATARAADISIVTGDTKVVQRGAADKLFINTAGIGAIPCSIRWAAQSLQPGDVLLASGTLGEHGATIMNLREGLGLDGELSSDCAVLTPLIATLRDLPGVKALRDATRGGVNAVVHEFVAACGYGIDLNESSLPVKPAVRGVCELLGLEVLNFANEGKLVIAVQREAAEQALSRLHTHPLGTDAAMIGEVVERKGVRLEGAYGVKRILDLPYTEPFPLIC